In Pseudomonas sp. R76, one genomic interval encodes:
- a CDS encoding response regulator transcription factor has product MRVAILDDEPAELRRVEQTLRQIPSTAEQPWSLHCFERGEDLLRQLRRETFDLLILDWQLPDITGIALLRWTREHMESPPAVIMLTSRDAESDIVTALNSGADDYVSKPFRPNELKARVTAVLRRHGLQKSATHEVQSFNDLTFDDAELTVTRAGKPINLTEREYRLASCLFANLARPLSREYLYERFWTHEEMVSSRPLDTHIYRLRNKLGLTADRGWQLLTIYGYGYRLESVAGATQR; this is encoded by the coding sequence ATGCGTGTCGCAATACTGGATGACGAACCCGCTGAATTGCGACGGGTGGAACAGACACTGCGACAAATCCCCAGCACGGCGGAACAACCCTGGTCCTTGCATTGCTTCGAGCGGGGCGAAGACCTGCTGCGCCAACTGCGTCGAGAAACCTTCGACCTGCTGATACTCGACTGGCAACTGCCGGATATCACCGGCATCGCGTTGCTGCGCTGGACCCGCGAACACATGGAATCTCCGCCTGCTGTAATCATGCTCACGAGTCGAGATGCAGAGAGCGATATCGTCACAGCATTAAACAGCGGAGCGGATGATTATGTCAGCAAGCCCTTTCGTCCCAACGAGCTTAAGGCGCGGGTCACAGCAGTGTTGCGGCGCCATGGCCTACAGAAATCTGCCACCCATGAAGTGCAAAGCTTCAACGACTTGACCTTCGATGATGCCGAGCTGACGGTGACCCGTGCCGGCAAACCGATCAATTTAACGGAGCGCGAATACCGGCTTGCCAGTTGCCTGTTTGCCAACCTGGCGCGGCCGTTATCGCGCGAGTATCTCTATGAGCGATTCTGGACCCACGAAGAAATGGTGTCATCGCGGCCTCTGGATACGCATATTTATCGTCTGCGCAACAAGCTTGGACTGACTGCGGACCGTGGTTGGCAACTGTTGACCATCTACGGATATGGCTATCGGTTGGAAAGCGTTGCTGGGGCTACCCAACGTTAG
- a CDS encoding diiron oxygenase produces the protein MSTVGTESGGSRRYTLGDWNNRSSVRNKKTQYALPPAAEVQLQLRTKGWFPPSFIHYFAHPTIEQASEQTRHRLAANHLVYFLNYTTILEHKIVNRAVETLIHDELRIELPHAMKIAALQLYTDEGYHALFSYELAEQVARFYQMPPWDVPPKRIRLLLDLLDTAGDESRPLLWFLVGFVSETIIAKELLDLTGDTLVSTVYQMFREHLEDEARHSRYFSEVFQYLWPRLSSTQQLASASHLIDIILVFSEVDEQWLAASLAGAGISAAEAEHVIQHVVAPQARARRARAGATATLQAMKRAGFFEQQAHRELFSVAGLIDA, from the coding sequence ATGTCCACCGTTGGAACTGAGTCTGGCGGGAGTCGTCGGTACACGCTGGGGGATTGGAATAATCGATCGTCGGTGCGCAATAAAAAGACCCAATATGCCCTGCCGCCAGCCGCTGAAGTTCAGCTCCAATTACGCACTAAAGGCTGGTTCCCACCGTCGTTCATCCATTATTTTGCTCACCCGACTATCGAGCAGGCATCCGAGCAAACTCGCCATCGGTTGGCGGCGAATCACTTGGTTTATTTCCTCAACTACACGACGATACTCGAACACAAGATTGTCAACCGCGCGGTCGAAACCCTTATTCACGACGAATTGCGTATCGAACTGCCGCATGCAATGAAAATTGCGGCATTGCAGTTGTACACCGACGAGGGTTATCACGCGCTGTTCTCCTACGAGCTGGCGGAGCAAGTGGCGAGGTTTTATCAGATGCCACCGTGGGATGTGCCGCCAAAACGCATCCGCTTACTGCTCGACTTGCTGGACACCGCCGGTGATGAAAGTCGTCCGTTGCTGTGGTTTTTGGTCGGCTTTGTCTCCGAAACGATCATCGCCAAGGAGTTGCTGGACCTTACGGGCGATACCCTGGTGTCCACTGTTTATCAAATGTTCAGAGAACATCTGGAAGACGAGGCCCGGCACAGCCGGTATTTTTCCGAAGTATTTCAGTACCTGTGGCCACGCCTGTCGTCCACCCAGCAACTCGCTTCGGCCAGCCATTTGATCGATATTATCCTGGTGTTCTCGGAAGTGGACGAGCAATGGTTGGCTGCCAGCCTTGCCGGCGCTGGTATTTCTGCAGCCGAGGCAGAGCACGTCATCCAGCACGTCGTCGCACCCCAAGCACGCGCCAGGCGCGCTCGCGCCGGCGCCACGGCGACACTCCAGGCGATGAAACGCGCCGGTTTTTTTGAGCAGCAAGCACACAGGGAATTGTTCAGCGTGGCGGGACTCATTGATGCTTGA
- a CDS encoding GAP1-N1 domain-containing protein, whose protein sequence is MKFDQCLFGYDDGHRLLASSVPLGTETSLLTELSDLAPGTIFSQSEGYWTGLPVPAIGRYVLMRTWPAPEMPRPGCVWTHALLIPLTFFESFEDLSALQAFARRPNGLVDKEHYRQALNVGGQEVVNAPKFLDDKVINQLLLSLYSSVAEPIEVERPGQIDLPLFAVWSQQWPRLRRNLRFQTAVSRGGRFIGSIKFDVTAELAHILSEQPSTKSESEPWLITAAADIKEGALGALRSFLWRYGSDVKRQRGSFLPLTQIKMIEMGGGPDAATQLVDIVTGAFASPEDAKKLKQDLVDGALAPFAQPRLLECLLSNSSACSSFPAPEPLGISRLQSLWPDRREEMASLLETAVKATGPLADAIVECLIGGSTDSLTWLATNGSLPTRIRLVQASPDILLGDWVIDLNSSILADLLSLVGDRLQGLETLVPRLLVRNDPLLAKLVFDHWPIITASQVLRSISRDVGQATDTWWHALRSHAALLLHPEVMSCVSQTSQLYAVGELLDWQVSRDTVNAVELLSLAFNRAVDDLSSKRSDILHCFLIKIALIAGGNGGNALVEKLYNLVHDQLLASQLADPAKEILREVLADAGWLKGWDVALRFRLAIAGAYIRFYWPPLSYANLSVTRKGMKMLADAASDIPEGDIYAHAADRLT, encoded by the coding sequence ATGAAATTTGATCAATGTCTGTTTGGGTATGATGACGGGCACAGGTTGCTTGCGTCATCTGTCCCGTTGGGTACTGAAACCTCACTCCTCACGGAGCTAAGCGACCTTGCTCCAGGGACCATTTTCAGTCAATCAGAAGGCTACTGGACAGGTTTGCCAGTGCCGGCCATCGGCCGTTACGTCTTAATGCGAACTTGGCCGGCCCCCGAAATGCCGAGACCTGGCTGCGTCTGGACCCATGCACTCCTAATCCCTCTTACCTTTTTCGAGTCTTTTGAAGACTTGTCAGCATTACAAGCCTTCGCGCGCCGACCAAATGGCTTAGTCGACAAAGAGCATTATCGACAGGCTTTAAATGTTGGAGGTCAGGAGGTGGTAAATGCTCCAAAATTTCTCGATGACAAGGTAATCAACCAACTTTTGCTCTCGCTCTACAGCAGTGTCGCAGAGCCAATAGAAGTTGAGAGGCCAGGACAAATAGACCTGCCACTTTTTGCTGTTTGGTCACAACAGTGGCCGAGGTTAAGGCGCAATCTTCGCTTTCAGACCGCAGTTTCAAGAGGGGGGCGCTTTATTGGCTCTATAAAGTTTGATGTCACTGCGGAGTTGGCTCATATCCTGAGCGAACAACCCTCTACCAAATCGGAGAGCGAGCCTTGGTTAATCACCGCCGCCGCTGATATCAAGGAGGGGGCTCTTGGAGCGCTACGATCATTCCTGTGGCGCTATGGGAGTGACGTTAAGCGACAGCGCGGGTCGTTCCTACCCTTGACGCAGATTAAGATGATAGAGATGGGAGGGGGGCCGGACGCTGCAACTCAATTAGTAGATATTGTTACGGGTGCATTCGCTTCTCCGGAAGACGCAAAAAAACTCAAGCAAGATTTAGTGGACGGCGCCCTGGCCCCCTTTGCGCAGCCTCGTCTGCTGGAGTGTCTCCTATCAAATTCCAGCGCATGCAGTTCGTTCCCTGCACCTGAACCGCTTGGTATTTCCAGACTCCAGAGTTTGTGGCCTGATCGCCGTGAGGAGATGGCATCTCTGCTGGAGACTGCCGTGAAAGCAACTGGTCCTTTGGCAGATGCGATCGTTGAGTGCTTGATCGGTGGATCCACTGACTCGTTGACTTGGCTGGCGACTAATGGCTCTCTCCCAACTCGAATACGACTGGTTCAGGCGAGTCCGGACATACTGCTTGGCGACTGGGTTATCGACCTTAATAGTTCTATCTTGGCTGATCTTCTTTCACTTGTCGGTGATCGGTTGCAAGGGCTTGAGACTTTGGTGCCAAGGTTGCTGGTGCGGAACGATCCTCTCCTAGCGAAGTTAGTATTCGATCATTGGCCTATTATCACGGCAAGCCAGGTCTTACGGTCAATTAGCAGAGATGTGGGACAAGCTACGGATACTTGGTGGCATGCTCTAAGAAGTCACGCTGCTTTATTACTGCATCCTGAGGTGATGAGTTGTGTCTCTCAAACCAGCCAGCTTTATGCCGTTGGTGAACTGCTTGATTGGCAAGTCTCTCGTGACACGGTTAACGCTGTAGAGCTATTGAGCTTGGCGTTCAATCGTGCTGTTGACGATCTATCATCAAAGCGATCGGATATATTGCATTGCTTTTTAATCAAGATCGCGCTGATCGCCGGAGGGAATGGGGGGAATGCTCTGGTTGAAAAACTTTATAATCTTGTTCACGACCAATTGTTGGCATCTCAGTTAGCTGATCCTGCGAAAGAAATACTTCGGGAGGTCTTAGCCGATGCCGGTTGGTTAAAGGGGTGGGATGTTGCTTTGCGATTTCGTCTAGCGATAGCAGGGGCGTACATTCGTTTTTATTGGCCCCCCCTTAGTTATGCGAACCTATCTGTAACCCGCAAAGGAATGAAAATGCTCGCAGACGCGGCCTCAGACATTCCTGAAGGTGATATTTACGCCCATGCAGCTGACCGATTGACTTAG
- a CDS encoding multidrug effflux MFS transporter, with protein sequence MLETTDRATRATKVAAVILLMTMVMLGVFPIDVLLPSFPALSTQFNTTPTDIALSVSVFAIGISLSQLLIGPLSDALGRKNLLLGGMAVSILGALGCVWASDYAAFLIFRVVQAVGCGCFVLSQALVQDLFVGKERDRLRILMVTASGIFISISPLIGTVLQQLLDWQGSFYVFAAIAVVVFVKAWLSLRNTPPVSSAGSSLNIFKTYRQLCRNFNFIAYWLICAIVFACHFSFIVVSPLVFIEQLQMSNYEFSLMLLLYGAAYVLGGTLAGVLNKRMESATQISTGLCLILLSGLTMLLLATFYGLTPITVLVPMMICTAGTTITRPAATSRAMELFPDNAGASASAGNTIIFIGGGLISALINLSAYDLQMTLAISFIVLSGFALLINDRINRIARVQSLA encoded by the coding sequence ATGCTTGAGACAACAGATCGCGCTACCCGAGCAACCAAAGTTGCCGCCGTCATACTGCTCATGACCATGGTCATGTTGGGCGTATTCCCGATCGACGTGCTACTGCCGTCGTTCCCCGCACTGTCAACGCAGTTCAACACCACACCAACGGACATTGCATTGTCTGTCAGCGTGTTCGCTATCGGCATCTCCCTCTCACAATTGCTGATTGGCCCCTTGTCTGACGCACTCGGTCGCAAGAATCTGCTGTTGGGCGGTATGGCCGTTTCGATTCTGGGCGCCTTGGGCTGCGTCTGGGCTTCGGACTACGCCGCGTTTCTTATATTTCGTGTCGTCCAAGCGGTGGGTTGTGGCTGTTTTGTATTGTCCCAAGCATTGGTTCAGGACCTGTTTGTAGGTAAGGAGCGTGACCGTTTGCGCATCCTGATGGTGACTGCGAGCGGGATCTTCATCTCCATCTCACCGCTGATAGGCACGGTGTTGCAACAATTGCTGGACTGGCAGGGAAGCTTTTACGTGTTCGCCGCGATTGCCGTCGTGGTGTTCGTGAAGGCATGGTTGTCGCTGCGTAACACGCCACCCGTCTCGAGTGCGGGGTCTAGTCTCAATATCTTCAAAACTTACCGGCAGCTGTGCCGTAACTTCAATTTCATTGCGTACTGGCTGATATGCGCCATCGTATTTGCCTGCCATTTCTCGTTTATCGTGGTCTCGCCACTCGTATTCATTGAACAGCTGCAAATGAGCAACTACGAGTTCTCGCTGATGCTGTTGCTCTACGGTGCGGCCTACGTCCTGGGCGGCACGCTCGCCGGAGTGCTGAACAAACGCATGGAATCGGCAACGCAAATAAGCACGGGCTTGTGCCTGATTCTCCTTTCCGGTCTGACGATGCTGCTCCTGGCAACATTCTATGGCCTGACGCCCATCACAGTATTGGTACCGATGATGATTTGCACGGCAGGCACAACTATTACTCGGCCCGCGGCAACATCCAGAGCGATGGAGTTGTTCCCGGATAACGCTGGTGCGTCAGCGTCAGCGGGTAACACGATAATATTCATAGGCGGTGGGTTGATCAGTGCCCTGATCAATCTCAGCGCATATGACCTTCAAATGACGCTGGCCATCAGCTTCATAGTCCTGAGTGGTTTTGCATTGCTGATCAACGATCGCATCAATCGGATAGCCAGAGTACAAAGCCTGGCTTGA
- a CDS encoding TRAFAC clade GTPase domain-containing protein, with translation MNANFVIMGLPASGKTTFLAALWHLVESAETDCRLVMDSYRGDFTYLNSIADAWRNFQKIPRTSQTGDTEVTIYLHDRETNARGTALFPDLAGEIFDLQVEERRCRPEFIKQADAEDGILFFINANVKEDGLSIVDYNSRLPPEFRSSDLPELGDVTTSVAMPEWEPKFLPAQVRIVQLLSDLIRAPFTYRSRKLALLISAWDLARDQGHTPDQWLALNMPLVHQFFRANGKSFTSRVYGVSAQGINLDDDAAVDVAADMIPSRRIQIVGHDDGEHDLTAPLVWLMSAEE, from the coding sequence ATGAATGCCAATTTCGTAATAATGGGGCTGCCAGCATCTGGTAAAACCACGTTCTTGGCAGCACTATGGCACCTGGTTGAGTCAGCGGAGACTGATTGCCGCCTTGTTATGGATAGCTACCGAGGCGATTTTACCTATTTGAATAGCATCGCGGATGCCTGGCGCAACTTCCAAAAAATTCCTCGAACTTCCCAAACGGGTGACACGGAAGTAACAATTTATCTCCATGACCGCGAGACCAATGCTCGTGGCACTGCGCTTTTCCCTGACCTCGCAGGAGAAATTTTTGATCTTCAAGTTGAAGAGAGACGGTGCCGACCCGAGTTCATCAAGCAAGCAGACGCAGAAGACGGAATCCTTTTTTTCATTAACGCCAATGTCAAAGAGGATGGGCTCTCTATCGTTGATTATAATTCGAGGCTGCCCCCTGAATTTAGAAGCTCTGATTTGCCAGAACTAGGGGATGTCACCACTTCAGTCGCAATGCCTGAATGGGAGCCAAAGTTTCTCCCTGCACAAGTTAGGATCGTGCAACTGCTGAGTGATCTCATAAGAGCACCATTCACTTACCGTTCTCGCAAGCTTGCGTTATTGATATCGGCTTGGGATCTCGCTCGGGATCAAGGCCATACCCCGGATCAATGGCTAGCGCTAAACATGCCGCTTGTGCATCAGTTTTTTCGCGCGAACGGTAAATCTTTTACCTCCCGTGTGTACGGTGTTTCGGCTCAAGGTATTAATTTGGATGATGATGCAGCGGTCGATGTTGCTGCGGATATGATTCCGAGTCGGCGAATTCAAATTGTGGGGCATGATGACGGAGAGCATGACTTGACGGCTCCTCTTGTGTGGCTGATGTCGGCGGAAGAATGA
- a CDS encoding SagB family peptide dehydrogenase, translated as MHINPHFFILARPPFTVIWNYKDHTQFELDTLYSSRLISLIEDPSLFDSASEIDAAFLAAGLFSIDKPVQPEWGWDELSKIFHIGTKNLPFEHVPSDIHEWSAQYLEHCEEVLDTQPPVARFTAHANTDPIYLPAPMLDKPSNDLTTVLLQRKTSRSFSSQAVTRDDLSRLLYLTLGYLKEREADTGDTVPEAFRSRRSSPSGGGLNACEGYVYAVRIEGLEPGIYYYHPELHALRWVHSLPTAPLGQLLAGQHFINDLPMGLFLTARFDKLWWKYEHSRAYRMAFVEAGHISQTFQLTATELGLSTWLTGALSDEQVEKLLGLEDATEQPLFFVGAGYGDGEVQCKELKALMENRERDQ; from the coding sequence ATGCATATCAACCCACACTTTTTCATCCTTGCCCGCCCGCCGTTTACCGTGATCTGGAACTACAAAGACCACACTCAGTTTGAACTGGATACGTTGTATTCCTCGCGTTTGATAAGCCTTATTGAAGACCCTTCATTGTTCGACAGCGCGAGCGAGATTGACGCAGCCTTCCTGGCAGCCGGTCTGTTCTCGATTGATAAGCCGGTGCAACCGGAATGGGGATGGGACGAGCTGTCGAAGATCTTCCATATCGGCACCAAGAACCTGCCGTTTGAACACGTCCCCAGCGATATTCACGAATGGTCCGCGCAATACCTGGAGCATTGCGAAGAAGTCCTCGACACTCAGCCTCCCGTAGCGCGTTTTACCGCGCACGCTAATACCGACCCGATCTACTTGCCGGCGCCGATGCTGGACAAACCCTCGAATGACCTCACAACAGTCCTGCTGCAAAGGAAAACCTCGCGCTCGTTCTCCTCGCAAGCTGTCACACGGGACGATCTGAGCCGCCTGCTTTACCTGACCCTGGGCTACCTCAAAGAACGCGAAGCCGATACCGGCGACACTGTCCCCGAAGCGTTCAGGTCGCGACGCAGCAGCCCGTCCGGTGGTGGTCTGAATGCCTGCGAAGGTTATGTCTATGCGGTACGGATCGAAGGCCTGGAACCGGGTATTTATTATTACCATCCAGAGCTGCATGCATTGCGGTGGGTCCACTCGCTGCCCACCGCGCCGCTAGGGCAACTGCTGGCTGGACAGCACTTTATCAATGACCTGCCAATGGGGTTGTTCCTGACTGCGCGTTTTGACAAGTTGTGGTGGAAATATGAGCACTCCCGCGCTTACCGCATGGCATTTGTCGAGGCAGGGCATATTTCGCAAACGTTCCAATTGACGGCAACCGAGCTGGGACTGTCCACATGGTTGACCGGTGCATTGAGTGACGAACAGGTCGAAAAATTGCTGGGGCTGGAAGATGCCACAGAACAACCGCTGTTCTTTGTCGGGGCCGGCTACGGCGACGGAGAAGTGCAGTGCAAGGAGCTCAAGGCGTTGATGGAAAATCGGGAGCGAGACCAGTGA